The genomic region GCCGCGGGAAGCTGTTCCGGCCGACGTTGCTCCTGCTGTCGAGCGAGGTCGGGGGGCGGCCGAAGCCGGAGGCGGTGACGCTCGCGGCGCTGGTCGAGCTGGTGCACCTGGCGACGCTGGTGCACGATGACGCCGTGGACCACTCGGTGCTGCGGCGGGGGATGCCCACGGTGAACGCGCTGTGGAATCACCAGACGGCGATCATCATGGGCGATTACCTCTACAGCCGGTCGGTGACCGAGCTGGCGCTGCTGGGCCGGGTGGAGTGGGTCCGCGTGCTGGCGCGGGCGGCGAACGAGATGAGTGTGGGGGAGATGCGCCAGCTCATGGCCGCCGACGCGCTGAATTTCACGGAGGCGGAGTACTACCGGCTGATCGCGTGCAAGACGGCGTCGCTCATGTCGGCGGCGTGTGAGATGGGGGCGTTGGCGGGGGACGAGACGTTCCGGGAGACGCTGGCGCGGTTCGGCCATTTCCTGGGGATGGCGTTCCAGATCGCCGACGACGTGCTGGACTACACGGAAACGGAGGCGGTGACGGGGAAGCCGTCGGGGCACGATCTCCGGGAGCACAAGGTCACGCTGCCGTTGATCGCGGCGCTCTCGGTCATGGACAGCGCTGCGCGCAAGGAGATCGAGGCGTTCTTCGCGGAGGTCGAACCATCGGACGAAGGCATCAGCCGGGTGGTGGAGCTGGTGCGCGAGCACGGTGGTATCGAATATGCCCGGCGGCGGGCGGAGGGGTACGGGGCGAGGGCGGCGGCTGCGCTGGAGTCGCTCCCGCCCAGCGAGGCGACGGAGGCGCTCCGTGATGCGGTGGCCTATGCCGTGGATCGAGAGCGGTAGGGATCCGGAACCCGGGTCGAGTGGGACGGTAACAAGATGATCGGGCCGCGGAGGCGTAGTCTTGCACGGCTCGTCTGGGCGGCGGTCGTCGGCCTCTTCCTGGGCGCGCTGTTCACCCAGTTGGCGACGGCGTACCTGCCGGAAGGCGCGACGCGGCGGTTCCTGACGACGACCGTCTCGGCTTCGATCGGGCCCCTGGGAGTGGATCTGATCGCGGTGGCGTTCGCGATCGGGCCGCTGACGATCAACCTGAACGCGCTGAGCGTGGTCGGGATCCTGATCGTGGCGTACGTCGTCCACGTCTGGCTCTAGCGCGGAGAGGAGGGGAAGTATGCCGTTCGGCCTGGGCGTCGGGGAGCTCCTGCTGATCTTCGCGGTGCTGCTGCTCGTCTTCGGGGCGAAGCGGCTGCCCGAACTGGGTGGGGCGTTGGGCAAGGGAATCCGGGAGTTCAAGAGCTCCCTCAGGGAGATCGAGGGCGAGTTGACGCGGCCCGTGGACCCGGTTCGGGAGCTGAGGCCGCCGACGTCGACTCCGCAATCCACCGCCAGCGCCGCTCCCGCCGACGGCGACGCCCAGAAGCCGCAGGGGTGAGTCGACGACGCTGCGCGGGCGGTCGGCTGGACCGCGGGTCGAGCGAGAAGAGAGCCCCCGGTGACTCGAGCGTCACCGGGGGCTCTCCGTTTCGGGGCCGTGGCGCCGCAGGCCGATCAGAGCGTGGCCGCGTCCGCCGAGCGGAGCACGGCCTCACGGTTGTCCCGGATGCGGGCGCGGCTCCTGAGGTCGGCCAGGAACCGGCGGACCCGCTCCTGCTCGAGGCCAGCGGTCAGCCGGGCCCGGAGGAACTCCTTCTGCTCTTCGAACTGGGCCCGGTCCGCGTCGCGGCGCTCCAGCACCTCGATGATGTAGAGGAGGCCGTCCACCTCCACCAGCCCGCTGGTCTGACCCGGCCGGAGGCCGAACGCGGTGCCGATAGCGGCGTTCGCCCGACCCAGACCCGGGACGTAGCTCGTCCGCGTGAACGGCCCGGCCTCGAGCACTTCCAGCCCCGCCGCCTCGGCGACCTCCTGGAGGGACCGGCCGGCGCGGATGAGGTCCACGAGCTCCTGGGCGCTGGTCCGGGCGCGCTCGAGCTTCTTCTGGGCCACAAGCCGGGCGCGGATCGTGGGCGTGGCCTCCTCGAGGCTCAGGACGCCGGCCGGCGTCCGTTCCACCAACTCGAGCATGTAGAAGGCGGTGCTGGTCTCGAAGAGCGGGCTCACTTCACCCGGCGAGGCCTCGCCGAAGGCCCACTCGGCGCCCTCGACCAGACGCTGTCCGAGGGACGGGTCGAACGGCAGCTCCTCGTTCAGCGTGATCTGCCGCGGCGCGGGGAGGCCGAGCGCCTGGGCCGCCTGCTCCAGCGAGAGGCGCTGCCCGAGGGCCTCGAGGGAGTCGGCGGTTTCGAGGAGCGCCAGCTCGCTCTCGCTGGTCCGCTCGATCGGGATCAGGATGTGGTGGGCCGCGGCGGAGTCCGCGTCGCGGCGGTCCACCCGGATGAGGTGGAACCCGAAGACGGTCTGGACCGGCTCGCTGACGCGGCCGATCGGGAGGGACCAGACCGCCTCATCGAACGGGCCGATCAGCTGGTTGCGGCGGAACGTGCCGAGGTCGCCGCCCCGGGCCGCCGAGCCGCTGTCCGCGGACTCGCGCCGGGCGACCTCGGCGAAGTCGGCCCCGTCGAGGATCTCCTGCCTGACGGCGCGGGCCCGTTCGAGCGCCGCGGCCGTGTCGGCAGCGGTGGGCGCCTTGGAGAGCGCCAGGATACGGACCACGGCCCTGCCCGGACGCTCGAACTGCTTGCGGTTCGTCCGGTAGTACGCCTCGATCTCTGATGCGGAGACCGAAACGGCCTCGTCGGGGACGGCGACGCTGGGATCGATGGCGAGGTAGCGCACGCGCACGGAGTCGTGCTGATCGCGCCACAGGCGCCAGAGCTCGCCGTCCGGGACGTAGGTACCGGCCGCGAGCTGCTGCATCAGCTTGCCCTGCGGGATCCGCTCCCGGTAGTAGGCCTCGAGCTGGAGCAGCAGCTGGTCGTTGACGACGGGGGAGGCCAGGAACTCGTGATACTTCTGGAAGTCGAACTGGCCGTCCGTCTGGAACATCTCGTTCTCGTAGAACTCGGGCGGCGGTGCGAAGCGCACGGCCTGGACGATCTCGTCCCGCGTGACGGTGATCCCGCGGCGCCGCAGCTCCTGGCGGATGAGCGTCTGCATGACGAGCTGCTCCCACGCCGCGTCCTCGATCTCGCGGGCTTCGGCGGACGTGATGGGCTCGGAGGACTCCGCCTGGCGCTGCGAATAGAGGTTCTGGTAGACGGACCGCCACTGCTCGAAGGTAATGGGCTCGCCGTTGACACGCCCGAGCTCGCCGCCGGTCAACTGGGCGCTGCTCCGGCCCGTGAGGTCCATCCCCCACTCGAGGACCATGAGAGCGACGAAGGCCAGGATCGCGACGAGGATGATCGCCTTCGTCTTGTCGCGGAGTTGCTGCATCATATGGCCGCTTCTCCCGCCGCCAGACAGACGCGTGGAAACAGGTGCCGGACGAAAATCAATAAGCTAAGCGCCGGCCTTCGGGGATTCAACCCGAAGGGGGGACGGAGGTTCCGGCCGGTCGGCGGAGTGCGTTGACATGGGCCCGGAGGGGGGCCTATTTTGCTTCGTTCATCTCTCCCCACAAGCCGCTTGCGTTCCTGGAGCTGCGCTGATGGCCGATCCCCGCGGTGCGGAAATCGCAAAACTCGAAGCGCTGTTCGCGGCGAACCCCAACGGCCGGGTCTTCGCGCACCTGGCCGAGGCGTACCGGCGCGCGGGTGAGCTGGAGCGTGCGCGGGCGCTTCTGGAGGCGGGGCTGGAGCGGCATGCGGACTACGCCAGCGCGCACGTGGTGCACGGCCGGGTGCTGCTGGACCTGGGGCGGGAGGCGGAGGCGGAGGCGGCGTTCCGGCGGGTGCTGGGGCTGGATCCGGAGAACCTGGTGGCGCTGAGAGCGCTGGGCGATCTGGCGCGGCGTGCGGGCCGCGCCGCCGAGGCGCTCGGCTACTACGAGCAGCTCCAGTCGCGGGACCCGTCCAGCGAGGAGCTGGAGGCGATCATCGCCGAGCTGAGGGCCGTCGTGGCGGCGCAGCCGGCCGGGGGCGGAGAGTGGGGCCCGGCGGTCGGTGGCGGAGATGCGGAGCCCGCGGCGGGCTTCGCCTCCGGCTTCGACGGCGCGTGGTCGGACGTCGCGGGGGGGGCGGAGGCCAGCGTCGAGGGTTCCGCGGCGTCGGCGGCAGAGGCGGCGGACCGGTCGGAAGAGCCGGCGGCCTCCGGCTTCGAGGTGACGGCGGCGTCCGAGCCGGAGGAGCCGGACGTGTTCGGCGTCGAGCCCGCCACGGAGCCGGGAGACTGGGCGGCCGCAGCGGAGGACTCCGGGCCGTCGGCCGTGCCGGAGGCCGGAGCGCTCGCGGATCCGGCGGACGCGGCGCCGGTGGCACTGGACGCCGAGTTCTCCGTCCCGCCCGAGTCGGTGGAGGCTGCGCCGCTCGGGGCCGAAGAGCGGGCACTGGAGGTCTGGGCCGACGAGGGGGGCGCTGTGTCCGCGGAGGAGGGGGCACCGTCCGATGACCTGTCGCCAGCGCCGGACGCGGCTGCGGCGGCCCTGTCCCGTGGCGAGACCGGGCCGGACGGAGTGGCGTCCGAGCTGGCTGCGCCGGTGGAGGCGGCTCCGGAACCCGCTGCGGAAGACGTCGTCGCCGGTCCTGCGGCTCCGCCGGCGTGGCAGGCGCAGGAGCCGGAGGAAGTCGGCGGCCCCGTCGGGGAAGGGCCCGCGACCGAGGGCGGCACGGTCGGGGCGGAGGCGCCGGAAGCGGTGGAGGCGCCGGAAGCGGTGGTGGAGGAAGTGGAGCCGTTCGCGTTCGACGCCTCGGGCGGCGTGGGGGGCGTCCATGGTGTGGCCCCCGGCGAGGCGGCGGAGGAGGCGGCGCCCGAGCTCGTGCTGGACGAGGATCTCGAGATCCGGATCGAGTCGCTCTCTGCGGTCCCGAACGCCACGCATTCGCTCCTGTTCGAGGACGAGTACGCGGATCCGGAGTCCGCGGCGCTCCCGCTCGAAGCCTGGACGCCGTTGCCGGAAGAGGAGCTGGAGGGAGTGGGGGGCGGCGGCTCCGGTGACGCCGGCGCCAGTGGATTCGAGGCCGCGGGGGCACCGGCGGGCGAAGCCGGCGACTCGCCGGTGGTCGAGGAAGCTGGACCGCTGGGGAGCGAGGCGGCTGGAGCGGCGCTGGGCGAGGCGGCGGGATCGCCGGCGAGCGAGGATTGGGCCGGAACACCGGTGGGCGAGGCGGCGGAGCCGGCCGTGGCCGACGAGTCGGCCGTTGTCGCGCCTGCGTCGACCGAGCCAGAGGTGACGGCTGCGGCCGCCGGCGGGGCGGAGGCCGGTGTCGAAGGGGCGGACGTGGCGGCCCTGCATGCTCCGCCGGCGTCGATGTCGGCCGCGGCGGCGGGCGTGGAGGCCGCTGCGGAGCCGCTCGAGGGCGAGGTGGTCACGGAGACGCTCGCCGACCTCTACCTCGACCAGGGGCTGTTCGAGCGGGCCGCGATCATGTACCGGCAGCTCCTGGAGAGTCGGCCCGGGGACGCGCGGCTGGAGGCGCGGCTGCGGGAGGCGGAGGCCCGGCTGGGTGGCACGGCCCCCGCGGCTGCTGCGGGCTCGGGCTGGGCGGTGGGTGGCCCGGAGGAG from bacterium harbors:
- a CDS encoding octaprenyl-diphosphate synthase; protein product: MLRTALPKLVQIQRPVKARLEQVVEELRRIVLADYTPIDEVNDYLLLGRGKLFRPTLLLLSSEVGGRPKPEAVTLAALVELVHLATLVHDDAVDHSVLRRGMPTVNALWNHQTAIIMGDYLYSRSVTELALLGRVEWVRVLARAANEMSVGEMRQLMAADALNFTEAEYYRLIACKTASLMSAACEMGALAGDETFRETLARFGHFLGMAFQIADDVLDYTETEAVTGKPSGHDLREHKVTLPLIAALSVMDSAARKEIEAFFAEVEPSDEGISRVVELVREHGGIEYARRRAEGYGARAAAALESLPPSEATEALRDAVAYAVDRER
- a CDS encoding twin-arginine translocase TatA/TatE family subunit; the encoded protein is MPFGLGVGELLLIFAVLLLVFGAKRLPELGGALGKGIREFKSSLREIEGELTRPVDPVRELRPPTSTPQSTASAAPADGDAQKPQG